From Actinopolymorpha cephalotaxi, one genomic window encodes:
- a CDS encoding serine/threonine-protein kinase, which yields MRRDLADDATTVESARLGGYVLHERVGEGGMGVVHRATDPRGRVVAVKLLRPHVAGDEESRARFAREARVLARVRGRHVAQVLDADVAAATPYLVTDFVDGPALYEVVDNDGPLTGAELADLAGDLADALCSIHGAGVVHRDLKPGNVLLADGIAVVIDFGIAQIADDTRMTTPGLVYGTPGYVAPEILTGADVDGAADVHAWAATVAYVATGRPPFGRGPLEAVAYRVLHEDPDVAGCPEWLEPVLLRCFAKNPAERPTSAQLLRWLETGEEPPVSTPDDGGDDAYDPAGAYEPEDPEHPETVRLGTGVPVGTYADDTYADERYASPDGTAVYPAVPGDDQRDDGPDGHDETYADEAYADERHPGEGRPGELDPGREDDAEAAARASHSGLPRSSYRVLTGLGFLTVGALAAVAPFGALAVLIGWLLVAWTVQGSAGFVERRRHQRGRRRTDPFAAAAVLPWHVVRAAAVTTLTVTAALIGAGFLAAVLVLFFYVGAIRPRWDLACGVTGLVVAALTWWGIRGEGLQEGARRILRRVVGRRRGLLVATGVVLAALTLFLVAVASAEPVSWWPLEHNPIPRLDWPG from the coding sequence GTGCGACGTGACCTCGCCGACGACGCCACCACTGTCGAGTCGGCCCGACTCGGCGGCTATGTGCTTCACGAGCGGGTCGGCGAAGGCGGCATGGGTGTGGTCCACCGGGCCACCGACCCTCGCGGCCGGGTGGTGGCGGTCAAGCTCCTGCGGCCCCACGTCGCCGGTGACGAGGAGTCACGGGCCCGGTTCGCCCGCGAGGCCAGGGTGCTGGCCCGGGTGCGCGGCCGGCACGTCGCCCAGGTGCTCGACGCCGACGTGGCCGCGGCCACGCCGTACCTCGTCACCGACTTCGTGGACGGGCCCGCGCTGTACGAGGTGGTCGACAACGACGGCCCGCTGACCGGTGCGGAGCTGGCCGACCTTGCCGGCGACCTGGCCGACGCGCTCTGCTCGATCCACGGCGCCGGCGTGGTGCACCGCGACCTGAAGCCAGGCAACGTCCTGCTGGCCGACGGGATCGCCGTGGTGATCGACTTCGGCATCGCCCAGATCGCCGACGACACCCGGATGACCACGCCCGGCCTGGTGTACGGCACCCCCGGGTACGTCGCGCCGGAGATCCTCACCGGCGCCGACGTCGACGGCGCCGCCGACGTGCACGCCTGGGCGGCGACGGTCGCCTACGTCGCCACCGGCCGGCCGCCGTTCGGGCGCGGGCCGCTGGAGGCGGTCGCCTACCGCGTTCTGCACGAGGACCCCGACGTCGCCGGCTGCCCGGAGTGGCTGGAGCCGGTGCTCCTGCGGTGCTTCGCGAAGAACCCCGCCGAACGCCCGACGTCGGCACAGCTGCTGCGCTGGCTGGAGACGGGGGAGGAACCGCCCGTCTCGACGCCGGACGACGGAGGCGACGACGCGTACGACCCGGCGGGGGCGTACGAACCCGAGGACCCAGAGCACCCGGAGACGGTGCGCCTCGGGACCGGCGTTCCGGTGGGGACGTACGCGGACGACACCTACGCCGACGAGCGGTACGCCTCGCCCGACGGGACCGCCGTCTACCCGGCCGTCCCCGGAGACGACCAGCGCGACGACGGGCCTGACGGGCACGACGAGACCTACGCCGACGAGGCCTACGCCGACGAGCGGCATCCGGGCGAGGGGCGTCCCGGCGAGCTCGACCCTGGCCGCGAGGACGATGCCGAGGCCGCCGCCCGGGCGTCACACTCGGGCCTGCCCCGGTCCTCGTACCGCGTGCTGACCGGGCTGGGCTTCCTCACCGTCGGGGCGCTCGCGGCGGTGGCGCCCTTCGGCGCGCTCGCGGTTCTGATCGGCTGGCTGCTGGTCGCGTGGACGGTGCAGGGTTCGGCCGGGTTCGTCGAACGCCGTCGCCACCAGCGTGGCCGGCGCCGGACGGATCCGTTCGCCGCCGCGGCCGTGCTGCCCTGGCACGTCGTACGCGCGGCGGCGGTCACCACCCTCACGGTCACCGCGGCGCTCATCGGCGCGGGGTTCCTGGCGGCGGTGCTCGTCCTGTTCTTCTACGTCGGCGCGATCCGCCCGCGCTGGGACCTGGCCTGCGGTGTCACCGGACTGGTCGTCGCCGCGCTGACCTGGTGGGGCATCCGCGGCGAGGGTCTCCAGGAGGGTGCCCGGCGGATCCTGCGCCGGGTCGTCGGCCGGCGCCGGGGCCTGCTGGTCGCGACCGGGGTCGTGCTCGCCGCGCTGACGTTGTTCCTGGTCGCGGTGGCGAGCGCCGAGCCAGTGTCGTGGTGGCCGCTGGAGCACAACCCGATCCCTCGACTGGACTGGCCCGGCTGA
- a CDS encoding YebC/PmpR family DNA-binding transcriptional regulator gives MSGHSKWATTKHKKAVVDAKRGKLFAKLIKNIEVAARVGGGDVAGNPTLYDAIQKAKKSSVPNDNIDRAMKRGAGLEAGGADYQTIMYEGYGPAGVAILIECLTDNRNRAAGDVRTATTRNGGTMADAGSVSYMFSRRGVVVVPREQEGRELGEDDVLGAVLDAGAEEVNNLGEAFEVISEPTDLVAVRTALQDAGIDYESAEASFVPSVTVPLDEETAPKIFRLVEALEDLDDVQNVYANFDVSDEIMEKVG, from the coding sequence ATGTCCGGCCACTCCAAGTGGGCGACCACGAAACACAAGAAGGCCGTCGTCGACGCCAAGCGCGGCAAGCTCTTCGCGAAGCTGATCAAGAACATCGAGGTCGCCGCGCGGGTGGGCGGGGGAGATGTGGCCGGCAACCCGACGCTCTACGACGCCATCCAGAAGGCGAAGAAGTCCTCGGTCCCCAACGACAACATCGATCGCGCGATGAAGCGCGGCGCGGGCCTGGAGGCCGGCGGCGCCGACTACCAGACGATCATGTACGAGGGCTACGGACCGGCCGGGGTCGCGATCCTGATCGAGTGCCTCACCGACAACCGCAACCGCGCCGCCGGTGACGTCCGCACCGCCACCACCCGCAACGGCGGCACGATGGCCGACGCGGGCAGCGTGTCGTACATGTTCAGCCGGCGTGGCGTCGTGGTCGTCCCCCGCGAGCAGGAGGGTCGCGAGCTCGGCGAGGACGACGTGCTCGGCGCCGTGCTCGACGCGGGTGCGGAGGAGGTCAACAACCTCGGCGAGGCGTTCGAGGTGATCTCCGAGCCGACCGACCTGGTGGCCGTGCGGACCGCGCTGCAGGACGCCGGGATCGACTACGAGTCCGCCGAGGCGAGCTTCGTGCCGAGTGTCACCGTGCCGCTGGACGAGGAGACCGCGCCGAAGATCTTCCGGCTGGTCGAGGCGCTGGAGGACCTCGACGACGTGCAGAACGTCTACGCCAACTTCGACGTCTCCGACGAGATCATGGAAAAGGTCGGCTAG
- the pdxT gene encoding pyridoxal 5'-phosphate synthase glutaminase subunit PdxT, with protein sequence MSEPTIGILALQGDVREHHRMLAESGAKPVNVRRPEELLAVDALVLPGGESTTMFKLAAAFDLLEPLRKRVAGGMPAFGTCAGMIMLADRIQDGIEGQQTVGGIDVTVRRNAFGRQVDSFEADVPLDAIDPSPQPQPYHAVFIRAPWVESVGEGAEVIARVASGPAAGRIVAVRQGRLLATAFHPELAGDARIHRFFVELVKEA encoded by the coding sequence GTGAGCGAACCCACCATCGGCATTCTCGCCCTGCAGGGCGACGTCCGCGAACACCACCGGATGCTGGCGGAGTCCGGCGCGAAGCCGGTGAACGTCCGCCGGCCCGAGGAACTCCTCGCCGTCGACGCCCTGGTCCTCCCGGGCGGTGAGTCGACCACGATGTTCAAGCTGGCGGCGGCGTTCGACCTGCTCGAGCCGCTGCGCAAGCGGGTGGCCGGGGGGATGCCGGCCTTCGGCACCTGCGCGGGCATGATCATGCTGGCCGACCGGATCCAGGACGGCATCGAGGGCCAGCAGACCGTCGGCGGGATCGACGTGACCGTACGCCGCAACGCGTTCGGCCGTCAGGTCGACTCGTTCGAGGCCGACGTGCCGCTGGACGCCATCGACCCCAGCCCGCAGCCGCAGCCGTACCACGCGGTGTTCATAAGGGCACCGTGGGTGGAGTCGGTCGGTGAGGGTGCGGAGGTGATCGCCCGCGTCGCGTCCGGCCCGGCCGCCGGTAGGATCGTCGCGGTCCGCCAGGGTCGCCTGCTCGCCACGGCGTTTCATCCCGAGCTTGCCGGTGACGCGCGCATCCACCGTTTCTTCGTCGAACTCGTGAAGGAGGCGTAG
- the pdxS gene encoding pyridoxal 5'-phosphate synthase lyase subunit PdxS → MTEPQSTPTDATSRPTTAPVTGTAKVKRGMAEMLKGGVIMDVVTPEQAKIAEDAGAVAVMALERVPADIRVQGGVARMSDPDMIDGIIGAVSIPVMAKARIGHFAEAQVLQAIGVDYVDESEVLTPADEAHHIDKWAFTVPFVCGATNLGEALRRLSEGAAMIRSKGEAGTGNVVEATRHMRSIRAEIRRLATLDEEELFVAAKELRAPYDLVQEVARAGKLPVVLFTAGGIATPADAAMMMQLGAEGVFVGSGIFKSGDPAKRAEAIVKATTFHDDPDVVAKVSRGLGEAMVGLNVRDLPESERLATRGW, encoded by the coding sequence GTGACCGAACCCCAGTCCACACCCACCGACGCCACCAGCCGGCCCACCACCGCTCCCGTCACCGGGACCGCCAAGGTCAAGCGCGGCATGGCGGAGATGCTCAAGGGCGGGGTGATCATGGATGTGGTCACGCCCGAACAGGCGAAGATCGCCGAGGACGCCGGCGCCGTCGCGGTGATGGCGCTCGAGCGGGTCCCCGCCGACATCCGGGTGCAGGGCGGCGTGGCCCGGATGAGCGACCCCGACATGATCGACGGCATCATCGGCGCGGTCTCCATCCCGGTGATGGCCAAGGCCCGCATCGGCCACTTCGCCGAGGCCCAGGTCCTGCAGGCGATCGGCGTCGACTACGTCGACGAGTCCGAGGTCCTCACCCCGGCCGACGAGGCGCATCACATCGACAAGTGGGCGTTCACCGTCCCGTTCGTGTGCGGCGCCACCAACCTCGGCGAGGCGCTGCGCCGCCTGTCCGAGGGCGCGGCGATGATCCGTTCCAAGGGCGAGGCCGGCACCGGCAACGTCGTGGAGGCCACCCGCCACATGCGGTCCATCCGCGCCGAGATCCGCCGCCTCGCCACCCTCGACGAGGAGGAGCTGTTCGTCGCCGCCAAGGAGCTGCGCGCGCCGTACGACCTGGTGCAGGAGGTGGCCCGAGCCGGCAAGCTGCCGGTCGTGCTGTTCACCGCCGGCGGCATCGCCACCCCGGCCGACGCGGCGATGATGATGCAGCTCGGAGCCGAGGGCGTCTTCGTCGGCTCGGGCATCTTCAAGTCCGGCGACCCGGCCAAGCGGGCCGAGGCGATCGTGAAGGCGACCACCTTCCACGACGACCCCGACGTGGTGGCGAAGGTGTCCCGTGGCCTCGGCGAGGCGATGGTCGGCCTGAACGTCCGCGACCTTCCCGAGAGCGAGCGGCTCGCGACCCGCGGTTGGTGA
- a CDS encoding LemA family protein, translated as MNWLLLVLAVLAVAGVYLSWTAGRIDRLHARLDAAGAVLEAQLFRRAAIALEVATSGMLDPATSLLVIDAAQRSSAADDEEEREVAGSDLSKALAVVFPDVETSQEIAAEPGAAELLAELGAACRRVEMARRFHNDTVATTRALRGRRLVRWFRLAGHARMPATVEMDVTPPAGLAP; from the coding sequence GTGAACTGGCTGCTGCTCGTCCTCGCGGTCCTCGCGGTGGCCGGGGTCTACCTGTCCTGGACCGCGGGCCGGATCGACCGGCTGCACGCCCGGCTCGACGCCGCCGGGGCGGTCCTGGAGGCCCAGCTGTTCCGCCGGGCGGCGATCGCGCTGGAGGTCGCGACGTCCGGCATGCTCGACCCGGCCACCTCGCTGCTGGTGATCGACGCCGCCCAGCGCTCCAGCGCCGCCGACGACGAGGAGGAACGCGAGGTCGCGGGCTCGGACCTGTCCAAGGCACTGGCGGTGGTGTTCCCCGACGTGGAGACCAGTCAGGAGATCGCCGCCGAGCCCGGCGCCGCCGAACTGCTCGCCGAACTCGGCGCCGCCTGCCGCCGGGTGGAGATGGCCCGGAGGTTCCACAACGACACCGTGGCCACCACCCGCGCCCTGCGCGGACGCCGGCTGGTGCGGTGGTTCCGGCTGGCCGGGCACGCGCGGATGCCGGCCACGGTGGAGATGGACGTCACCCCGCCGGCCGGTCTCGCACCCTGA
- a CDS encoding glycosyltransferase family 4 protein, with protein sequence MRVGIVCPYSLDAPGGVQNHVRDLAEVLLAEGHAVSVLAPADDDTPVPPYVVPAGRAVPVPYNGSVARLAFGPVSAARVRRWIRDGQFDVLHIHEPATPSLSLLALWAAVGPIVGTFHTAMPRSRMMSVASSVLRPALEKISARIAVSEPARDTLVQHLGGEPVVIPNGLFVDRFARARPRPEWQGEDGTMCFLGRLDEPRKGLAVLLRAFPAIWRARPSVRLLVAGPGDVEEVRSGLPAECRDAVTFLGKIDDEGKADMFASSQVYVAPQTGGESFGIVLVEAMAAGAPVLASDLDAFRLVVDGGRLGRLFGVGDSDDLATGALELLGDAALRDRLREAARVAVRRYDWSAVAKEILSVYEMVAAGYPGVGEADDRSGGVRPGGKVR encoded by the coding sequence ATGCGGGTCGGCATCGTCTGCCCGTACTCGCTGGACGCGCCCGGCGGGGTGCAGAACCACGTCCGCGACCTGGCCGAGGTCCTCCTCGCCGAGGGACACGCCGTGTCCGTGCTCGCGCCCGCCGACGACGACACGCCGGTGCCGCCGTACGTCGTGCCCGCGGGACGTGCCGTCCCGGTGCCGTACAACGGCTCGGTTGCCCGGCTGGCGTTCGGCCCGGTGTCGGCGGCCAGGGTGCGCCGCTGGATCCGCGACGGGCAGTTCGACGTGCTGCACATCCACGAGCCGGCCACCCCGTCGCTGTCGCTGCTCGCGCTGTGGGCGGCTGTCGGCCCGATCGTGGGCACGTTCCACACCGCCATGCCGCGCTCGCGGATGATGAGCGTCGCCTCGTCCGTCCTGCGCCCGGCGCTGGAGAAGATCTCCGCCCGGATCGCGGTGAGCGAGCCGGCCCGGGACACCCTCGTGCAGCACCTTGGTGGGGAACCTGTGGTGATCCCGAACGGCCTGTTCGTGGACCGGTTCGCCCGTGCGCGACCCCGGCCGGAGTGGCAGGGCGAGGACGGCACGATGTGCTTCCTGGGCCGCCTGGACGAGCCGCGCAAGGGCCTTGCCGTGCTGCTGCGGGCGTTCCCCGCGATCTGGCGGGCCCGGCCCAGCGTACGCCTGCTGGTCGCGGGTCCCGGCGACGTCGAGGAGGTCCGCTCCGGGCTGCCCGCCGAGTGCCGGGACGCGGTGACGTTCCTCGGCAAGATCGACGACGAGGGCAAGGCCGACATGTTCGCCAGCTCGCAGGTGTACGTCGCGCCGCAGACCGGCGGCGAGTCGTTCGGCATCGTGCTGGTGGAGGCGATGGCGGCCGGCGCACCGGTGCTCGCCAGCGACCTCGACGCGTTCCGGCTGGTGGTGGACGGCGGCCGGCTCGGCCGGCTGTTCGGGGTCGGCGACAGCGACGACCTCGCCACCGGTGCGCTGGAACTGCTCGGGGACGCGGCCCTGCGGGACCGGCTGCGCGAGGCGGCCCGGGTCGCCGTGCGCCGCTACGACTGGAGCGCCGTCGCCAAGGAGATCCTCTCGGTGTACGAGATGGTGGCCGCGGGCTATCCCGGCGTCGGCGAGGCCGACGACCGGAGTGGCGGCGTCCGGCCGGGCGGGAAGGTCCGGTGA
- a CDS encoding phosphatidylinositol mannoside acyltransferase, which produces MIAAGRPAAEEPGRDRPHTDSHPTEQSPPDHSSTDHRHTERLTLPVRLKYAASYRAYAVGWKVLRLLPAPAAYGLLRLGADLVWRRRLKGVRRLERNLARVRPDATPEELRRLSRAGMRSYFRYWCEAFRLPDLGPDDIKGAVVTHGEDAFWAAIRSGKGVVAPLPHMGNWDFAGAWAAANGAPVTTVAERVRPERLYDRFVAYRAALGMQVLAATGGPDPMRVLADRLREGGLVCLVADRDLSARGVEVDFFGERTRMPAGPAALALRTGATLLPVTLWYDGPTMHVRFHPAVAKPPGSRQAIRDLTQQVADAFAAGIAEHPQDWHMLQRLWISDLEPARRADLDRRR; this is translated from the coding sequence GTGATCGCAGCCGGCCGGCCCGCCGCCGAGGAGCCGGGTCGAGACCGTCCGCACACCGACAGCCACCCCACCGAGCAGAGCCCCCCAGATCACAGCTCCACAGATCACCGGCACACCGAGCGCCTCACGCTTCCGGTTCGCCTGAAGTACGCCGCCAGCTACCGCGCCTACGCCGTCGGCTGGAAGGTCCTGCGCCTGCTGCCCGCCCCCGCCGCGTACGGCCTGCTGCGCCTCGGCGCCGACCTCGTCTGGCGGCGCCGGCTCAAGGGCGTGCGGCGGCTGGAGCGTAACCTCGCCCGCGTCCGCCCCGACGCCACCCCGGAGGAGCTCCGGCGGCTGTCCCGGGCCGGGATGCGGTCGTACTTCCGCTACTGGTGTGAGGCGTTCCGGCTGCCCGACCTCGGCCCGGACGACATCAAGGGCGCCGTCGTCACCCACGGCGAGGACGCGTTCTGGGCGGCGATCCGGTCCGGCAAGGGCGTGGTGGCGCCGCTGCCGCACATGGGCAACTGGGACTTCGCGGGCGCGTGGGCCGCCGCCAACGGCGCGCCGGTGACCACGGTCGCCGAGCGCGTCCGCCCCGAACGCCTGTACGACCGGTTCGTCGCCTACCGCGCCGCGCTCGGCATGCAGGTGCTCGCCGCCACCGGCGGCCCGGACCCGATGCGGGTGCTCGCCGACCGGCTGCGGGAGGGCGGCCTGGTCTGCCTGGTCGCCGACCGCGACCTGTCCGCCCGGGGCGTCGAGGTCGACTTCTTCGGCGAGCGCACCCGGATGCCCGCCGGACCCGCCGCGCTGGCGCTACGGACCGGCGCCACCCTGCTGCCGGTCACGCTGTGGTACGACGGACCCACCATGCACGTGCGCTTCCACCCGGCGGTCGCCAAGCCGCCCGGCTCGCGGCAGGCCATCCGCGACCTCACCCAGCAGGTCGCCGACGCCTTCGCCGCCGGGATCGCCGAGCATCCGCAGGACTGGCACATGCTGCAGCGGCTGTGGATCTCCGACCTCGAACCCGCCCGCCGCGCGGACCTCGACCGGAGGCGCTGA
- the pgsA gene encoding phosphatidylinositol phosphate synthase, with protein MLRRFHQFWLRLLTPVARFFLRVGIGPDIVTVVGTAGLCVGALAFYPRGVLFWGTVFITFFVFSDMIDGLMARMSQRSSKWGAFLDSTLDRIGDAAVFGGLTLWFAGGGDAFWLACVALYCLVMGNVTSYAKARAESLGMTANVGIAERADRLVAVLVATGLAGLGVPFLLPAVLCLLAVASTVTVVQRILAVRAQAAANEGGSGPGRSPGGAATGRAANRAGAERPGAGPSAGPSTGPGAEREAR; from the coding sequence ATGTTGCGAAGGTTCCACCAGTTCTGGCTACGGCTGCTGACCCCGGTCGCGCGGTTCTTCCTGCGTGTCGGCATCGGCCCGGACATCGTCACGGTGGTCGGCACCGCCGGGCTGTGCGTCGGCGCGCTCGCCTTCTACCCCCGCGGAGTGCTCTTCTGGGGGACGGTGTTCATCACCTTCTTCGTGTTCTCCGACATGATCGACGGGCTGATGGCCCGGATGTCGCAGCGGTCGTCGAAGTGGGGCGCGTTCCTCGACTCCACTCTGGACCGGATCGGCGACGCCGCGGTGTTCGGCGGCCTGACGCTGTGGTTCGCCGGCGGCGGCGACGCGTTCTGGCTCGCCTGCGTGGCGCTCTACTGCCTGGTGATGGGCAACGTCACGTCGTACGCCAAGGCCAGGGCGGAGAGCCTGGGGATGACCGCCAACGTCGGCATCGCCGAACGCGCCGACCGGTTGGTCGCCGTCCTGGTGGCCACCGGACTGGCCGGGCTCGGAGTGCCGTTCCTGCTGCCGGCCGTCCTGTGCCTGCTGGCGGTCGCGAGCACGGTGACCGTCGTACAGCGGATTCTCGCGGTGCGGGCGCAGGCGGCGGCGAACGAGGGTGGATCAGGCCCGGGTCGGAGCCCGGGCGGTGCCGCGACGGGCAGGGCCGCCAACCGGGCGGGCGCCGAGCGGCCGGGGGCCGGCCCGAGCGCCGGCCCGAGCACCGGCCCGGGTGCGGAGAGGGAGGCCCGGTGA